One Mycolicibacterium goodii genomic region harbors:
- the ftsY gene encoding signal recognition particle-docking protein FtsY, giving the protein MTEGALIGLWIAIAVVAVLLVVAVVVGLVRYRRRRIKLSAPEPTKTIDRSGGYTASSGISFSQGGTAPPVERIDTTGLPAVGDDATIPRDAPKRPIADVQLPEPPVTEPETPPVADSVAAPPQPAAEPETAPAVEPDITPTTAPPAAEPEATAAPETVAPETTRESAPVAAPEAPEAPEAPVIEEIAPAEGRLGRLRGRLAKSQNALGRSMLGLLGGGDLDEESWEEVEDTLLIADLGPVVTESVIGALRTQMAAKNVRTEADARAVLREVLMAELRPELDRSIRALPHADKPSVLLVVGVNGTGKTTTVGKLARVLVADGRRVVLGAADTFRAAAADQLQTWGSRVGAEVVRGPEGADPASVAFDAVDHGTSAGADVVVIDTAGRLHTKTGLMDELGKVKRVVEKRAAVDEVLLVLDATIGQNSLPQAKVFAEVVDITGVVLTKLDGTAKGGIVFRVQQELGVPVKLVGLGEGPDDLAPFEPAAFVDALLG; this is encoded by the coding sequence GTGACAGAAGGTGCCTTGATTGGTCTGTGGATCGCGATCGCGGTCGTTGCCGTACTGCTCGTCGTCGCCGTCGTCGTCGGCTTGGTCCGGTACCGCCGTCGGCGCATCAAGCTGTCGGCACCCGAGCCCACGAAGACGATCGACCGCTCCGGCGGCTATACGGCCTCGTCGGGCATCAGCTTCAGTCAGGGCGGGACGGCACCGCCGGTCGAGCGCATCGACACCACGGGTCTGCCCGCGGTGGGCGACGACGCCACGATCCCGCGCGATGCGCCCAAGCGACCCATCGCCGACGTGCAACTGCCCGAACCGCCGGTCACCGAGCCCGAGACGCCGCCGGTGGCCGATTCCGTCGCCGCGCCGCCGCAGCCGGCCGCCGAGCCCGAGACCGCGCCTGCCGTCGAGCCCGACATCACGCCGACGACGGCCCCGCCTGCGGCGGAGCCTGAGGCCACCGCGGCTCCCGAGACGGTCGCACCTGAAACGACACGAGAATCGGCTCCCGTAGCCGCGCCGGAAGCACCCGAGGCTCCCGAAGCGCCTGTGATCGAGGAGATCGCTCCCGCCGAAGGCAGACTCGGCCGGCTGCGCGGCAGGCTCGCGAAGTCCCAGAACGCGTTGGGCCGCAGCATGCTCGGTCTCCTCGGCGGCGGTGACCTCGACGAGGAGTCGTGGGAAGAGGTCGAGGACACGCTGCTGATCGCCGATCTGGGTCCGGTCGTGACCGAGTCGGTGATCGGCGCCCTGCGGACCCAGATGGCCGCCAAGAACGTGCGCACCGAGGCCGACGCGCGCGCCGTGTTGCGTGAGGTCCTGATGGCCGAGTTGCGGCCCGAGCTGGACCGGTCGATCCGCGCGCTGCCACATGCCGACAAACCCTCGGTGCTGCTGGTCGTCGGTGTCAACGGCACCGGCAAGACCACCACCGTCGGCAAGCTCGCGCGCGTCCTGGTGGCCGACGGACGGCGCGTCGTGCTCGGCGCCGCCGACACGTTCCGCGCCGCGGCCGCCGATCAACTGCAGACGTGGGGGTCACGTGTGGGCGCCGAGGTGGTCCGCGGACCAGAGGGCGCCGATCCGGCGTCGGTGGCGTTCGACGCGGTGGACCACGGCACCTCTGCGGGCGCCGACGTGGTCGTCATCGACACCGCGGGCCGGCTGCACACCAAGACCGGTCTGATGGACGAGCTGGGCAAGGTCAAGCGGGTGGTCGAGAAGCGGGCCGCGGTCGACGAGGTGTTGCTGGTGCTGGACGCCACCATCGGCCAGAACAGCCTGCCGCAGGCGAAGGTCTTCGCCGAGGTCGTCGACATCACCGGCGTGGTGCTCACCAAGCTCGACGGAACGGCGAAGGGCGGCATCGTGTTCCGCGTACAACAGGAGCTCGGCGTGCCGGTCAAGCTCGTGGGGCTCGGTGAGGGACCCGACGATCTGGCGCCGTTCGAGCCGGCCGCGTTCGTGGACGCCCTGCTCGGATAG
- the smc gene encoding chromosome segregation protein SMC, protein MHLKSLTLKGFKSFASPTTLRFEPGITCVVGPNGSGKSNVVDALTWVMGEQGAKTLRGGKMEDVIFAGTSSRAPLGRAEVTLTIDNSDNALPIEYSEVSITRRMFRDGAGEYEINGASCRLMDVQELLSDSGIGREMHVIVGQGKLSEILESRPEDRRAFIEEAAGVLKHRKRKEKAVRKLDSMAANLARLTDLTTELRRQLKPLGRQAEMARRAQTIQADLRDARLRLAADDLVRRQVEFQNTNQAETALRKEHEELTVRLQSATVELQAHEAAVAELTRRAEAAQQTWFRASALAERVSATVRIATDRAQMLDSEPEMSSGRDPEALDAEADEVAELEAQLLEELSEARIALEAARAELAEREQIAADAERAHMAAARAEADRREGLARLAGQVETMRTRVESIDEGVMRLSVSIEEAAAKAEHAQAEFEGVQSRVGELDAGEVGLDEHHERTVAALRLADERVAELQAAERAAERQVASLRARIEALSVGLDRRDGAAWLQKNHSGGGLFGSIGDFLKVQAGYEVAVAAVLGAAADALAAESFGAAAAAVAALKQSDGGRAAIVLGDWNAIGSAPQAALPPGARWATDLVSVPDRLRGAVTAMLTGVAVVPDMAAGLALVSARPELRAVTTEGDLVGPGWVSGGSDRKPSTLEIASEIDKARSELEQAEKQTDELGAALSGALAEQSDRQDAAEQALAALNESDAEISAIYEQLARLGQEARGAHQEWQRLITQRDELEAGRTKTVEELRELETRLSNAEQTPMFDVEPVDRQATVAAAEAARAVEVEARLAVRTAEERANAVRGRADSLRRAAAAEREARVRAQRAREAREYAARVAAAVSECGRLIAGKLAVVVSAAARSRDELATERQLRVSALGEVREEVTALNNRINALTDALHRDEMAKAQAALRIEQLEAQVLEQFGMSAGDLVAEYGPQVPLPPSELEMAEYEQARERGEQVTAPAPMPFDRPTQERRAKRAERELAELGRVNPLALEEFAALEERYNFLSTQLEDVKAARADLLDVIAEVDNRILQVFTEAYADVEREFEQVFATLFPGGEGRLLLTDPSDMLTTGIEVEARPPGKKIKRLSLLSGGEKSLTAVAMLVAIFRARPSPFYVMDEVEAALDDVNLRRLISLFEQLRERSQLIVITHQKPTMEIADALYGVTMRGDGITTVISQRMRGQELVSNPS, encoded by the coding sequence GTGCACCTCAAGAGTCTGACGCTCAAGGGCTTCAAGTCCTTTGCCTCGCCGACGACTCTGCGCTTCGAGCCCGGCATCACCTGCGTCGTCGGCCCCAACGGCTCCGGGAAGTCCAACGTCGTCGATGCGCTCACCTGGGTGATGGGGGAGCAGGGCGCCAAGACGTTGCGCGGCGGCAAGATGGAAGACGTCATCTTCGCGGGCACGTCGTCGCGTGCCCCACTCGGCCGTGCCGAGGTGACGCTGACCATCGACAACTCCGACAACGCGTTGCCGATCGAGTACTCCGAGGTGTCGATCACGCGGCGGATGTTCCGCGACGGTGCAGGCGAATACGAGATCAACGGCGCCAGCTGCCGGTTGATGGACGTGCAGGAACTCCTGAGCGACTCGGGTATCGGCCGCGAGATGCACGTGATCGTGGGCCAGGGCAAGCTCTCGGAGATCCTCGAATCGCGCCCGGAGGACCGCCGCGCATTCATCGAAGAGGCGGCGGGCGTCCTCAAACACCGCAAGCGCAAGGAAAAAGCGGTCCGCAAGCTCGATTCGATGGCCGCCAACCTCGCGCGGCTCACCGACCTCACCACCGAACTGCGCCGCCAGCTCAAACCACTGGGCCGCCAGGCCGAGATGGCCCGGCGCGCGCAGACCATCCAGGCCGATCTGCGTGACGCCCGGCTGCGGTTGGCCGCCGACGATCTTGTGCGCAGGCAGGTCGAGTTCCAGAACACCAACCAGGCCGAGACCGCGCTGCGCAAAGAGCACGAGGAACTGACCGTGCGCCTGCAGTCGGCCACGGTGGAACTCCAGGCTCATGAGGCGGCGGTGGCCGAACTGACCCGCCGCGCCGAGGCCGCGCAGCAGACCTGGTTCCGTGCGTCCGCGCTGGCCGAGCGTGTCAGCGCGACGGTACGCATCGCGACCGACCGCGCGCAGATGCTCGATTCCGAGCCGGAGATGTCGTCGGGACGCGATCCGGAGGCCCTGGACGCCGAGGCCGACGAGGTCGCCGAGCTCGAAGCGCAGCTGCTGGAGGAACTGTCGGAGGCGCGCATCGCCCTGGAGGCCGCCCGCGCCGAATTGGCGGAACGCGAGCAGATCGCCGCCGACGCCGAGCGCGCGCACATGGCCGCGGCCCGCGCAGAGGCGGATCGGCGTGAGGGACTCGCGCGGCTGGCCGGTCAGGTCGAAACCATGCGCACCCGCGTCGAGTCGATCGACGAAGGAGTCATGCGGCTCTCGGTCAGCATCGAGGAGGCCGCCGCCAAGGCCGAGCATGCGCAGGCCGAGTTCGAGGGCGTGCAGAGCCGCGTCGGCGAACTCGACGCCGGCGAGGTCGGCCTCGACGAGCATCACGAGCGCACCGTCGCCGCGCTGCGGCTCGCCGACGAACGTGTCGCCGAACTGCAGGCCGCCGAGCGCGCCGCAGAACGTCAGGTCGCGTCGCTGCGTGCCCGCATCGAGGCGCTCTCGGTGGGCCTCGACCGTCGCGACGGCGCCGCCTGGTTGCAGAAGAACCACAGTGGCGGAGGGCTTTTCGGCTCGATCGGTGACTTCCTGAAGGTCCAGGCGGGCTATGAGGTGGCCGTCGCCGCGGTGCTCGGGGCCGCCGCCGACGCGCTGGCCGCCGAGAGTTTCGGTGCGGCCGCGGCGGCTGTCGCCGCACTCAAGCAGTCCGATGGTGGCCGTGCGGCCATCGTCCTCGGCGACTGGAACGCCATCGGTTCGGCGCCGCAGGCGGCGCTGCCGCCGGGCGCGAGGTGGGCGACCGACCTGGTGTCGGTGCCCGACCGGCTGCGCGGCGCGGTCACCGCGATGCTCACGGGCGTGGCCGTCGTTCCCGACATGGCTGCCGGGCTCGCATTGGTGTCGGCGCGCCCAGAACTGCGCGCGGTGACCACCGAGGGCGATCTGGTGGGCCCCGGATGGGTCAGCGGCGGATCCGACCGCAAACCGAGCACCCTGGAGATCGCGTCCGAGATCGACAAGGCCCGATCCGAACTGGAGCAGGCCGAGAAGCAGACCGACGAACTCGGTGCGGCGCTGTCGGGGGCGCTGGCCGAACAGTCCGACCGCCAGGATGCGGCCGAACAGGCGCTGGCAGCGCTCAACGAATCCGACGCGGAGATCTCGGCCATCTACGAGCAGCTGGCCCGGCTGGGCCAGGAGGCCCGCGGCGCCCACCAGGAGTGGCAGCGCCTGATCACCCAGCGTGACGAGCTGGAGGCCGGGCGCACCAAGACCGTGGAGGAGCTCCGCGAACTCGAGACGCGGCTGTCCAACGCCGAGCAGACCCCGATGTTCGACGTCGAGCCCGTCGACCGGCAGGCCACCGTGGCCGCCGCCGAGGCCGCGCGTGCGGTCGAGGTGGAAGCCCGCCTGGCGGTACGGACCGCCGAAGAACGCGCGAATGCTGTTCGCGGACGGGCGGATTCACTCCGCCGGGCGGCGGCGGCCGAGCGGGAGGCACGGGTTCGCGCGCAGCGGGCCCGGGAGGCGCGCGAGTACGCCGCGCGCGTCGCGGCCGCGGTGTCCGAATGCGGACGACTCATCGCAGGCAAGCTGGCCGTCGTGGTGTCCGCGGCGGCCCGCAGCCGCGACGAGCTGGCCACCGAACGGCAGCTGCGGGTCTCGGCTCTCGGCGAGGTCCGCGAAGAGGTCACCGCACTCAACAACCGGATCAACGCGCTGACCGACGCCCTGCACCGCGACGAGATGGCCAAGGCGCAGGCCGCGCTGCGGATCGAGCAGCTCGAGGCGCAGGTGCTCGAGCAGTTCGGCATGTCGGCGGGTGACCTGGTCGCCGAGTACGGCCCGCAGGTGCCGCTGCCGCCGAGCGAGCTCGAGATGGCCGAGTACGAGCAGGCCCGCGAACGCGGCGAACAGGTCACCGCACCCGCGCCGATGCCGTTCGATCGCCCGACGCAGGAACGCCGCGCCAAGCGTGCCGAGCGCGAACTCGCGGAACTGGGACGGGTCAACCCGCTCGCACTCGAGGAGTTCGCGGCGCTGGAGGAGCGCTACAACTTCCTGTCCACCCAGTTGGAGGATGTCAAGGCCGCCCGCGCGGACCTGCTCGACGTGATCGCCGAGGTCGACAACCGCATCCTGCAGGTGTTCACCGAGGCGTATGCCGATGTGGAGCGTGAGTTCGAGCAGGTGTTCGCGACCCTGTTCCCCGGCGGTGAGGGCAGGCTGCTGCTCACCGATCCCAGCGACATGCTGACGACAGGCATCGAGGTCGAGGCCAGGCCGCCGGGCAAGAAGATCAAGCGCCTCTCGCTGCTGTCCGGCGGCGAGAAGTCCCTCACCGCGGTCGCGATGCTGGTGGCGATCTTCCGTGCGCGGCCATCCCCGTTCTACGTCATGGACGAGGTCGAGGCCGCGCTCGACGATGTCAACCTGCGCAGGCTGATCAGCCTGTTCGAACAGCTGCGGGAGCGCTCGCAGCTGATCGTGATCACACACCAGAAGCCGACGATGGAGATCGCCGACGCGCTCTACGGCGTCACGATGCGCGGTGACGGCATCACGACCGTGATCTCGCAACGCATGCGCGGCCAGGAACTGGTGTCCAACCCCAGCTGA
- a CDS encoding acylphosphatase yields MSAPEPRNDEARLSAWVHGHVQGVGFRWWTRSRALELGLTGFASNRPDGRVHVVAQGTREACEKLLELLRSGKTPGSVDKVVADWTEPDATMTGFSER; encoded by the coding sequence ATGAGCGCACCGGAACCTCGCAACGACGAGGCGCGGCTGAGCGCCTGGGTGCACGGTCACGTGCAGGGCGTGGGGTTCCGGTGGTGGACCCGCTCCCGTGCACTGGAACTCGGGCTGACGGGGTTTGCTTCGAACCGGCCGGACGGCCGTGTGCATGTTGTGGCGCAGGGGACTCGTGAGGCCTGTGAGAAGCTCCTTGAGCTGCTGCGGAGCGGAAAGACCCCGGGGTCGGTGGACAAGGTCGTCGCCGATTGGACCGAGCCCGACGCCACGATGACGGGGTTCAGCGAAAGGTAG
- a CDS encoding OsmC family protein — MTDLWVERTGVRRYTGRSSRGAEVLVGNEDVDGVFTPGELMKIALAACTGMASDQPLRRRLGDDYPATIRVSGAADREREIYPHLEEKLEIDLSGLSEADVKRVLTVVERAVDQVCTVGRTLKSGTEVTFGVADTVLPK; from the coding sequence ATGACCGATCTCTGGGTTGAGCGTACGGGCGTGCGCCGCTATACCGGGCGCAGTTCGCGTGGCGCTGAGGTACTCGTGGGGAACGAGGATGTCGATGGCGTGTTCACGCCGGGCGAACTCATGAAGATCGCCCTGGCCGCGTGCACCGGAATGGCCAGCGATCAGCCGCTGCGCCGCCGCCTCGGCGACGATTACCCGGCGACCATCAGGGTGTCGGGCGCGGCCGACCGCGAACGGGAGATCTACCCGCACCTCGAGGAGAAGCTCGAGATCGATCTGTCGGGCCTCTCGGAGGCCGACGTCAAGCGCGTTCTCACGGTCGTCGAGCGTGCCGTCGATCAGGTGTGCACGGTGGGACGCACACTCAAGTCCGGCACGGAGGTGACCTTCGGCGTCGCCGACACCGTTCTGCCGAAATGA
- a CDS encoding Rv0361 family membrane protein → MTYPPSNPPASPPPGPDGPWQQPPQAYPQYGPPQYGDAQQGYQPGVNPAYGAPQYDPQTYGAPYTGQQPYGYPQQPVYGQPQYGQQPPYGYGAPPGHPQPRPSGNKKGLIIGGAIVAAVILVAIIGLVIVMLVPSASSDQKAIQQLLKDVGSTSNFSTALENYFCAGDQALFDMSALEELGIDPSLIDSPPMEKPDETASIGEITVDGDTATAQVKSQAGTGTMHFRKESGEWKVCMSDSPTLSNFPGFN, encoded by the coding sequence GTGACCTACCCGCCGAGCAATCCGCCCGCATCGCCGCCACCGGGACCCGACGGTCCATGGCAGCAGCCGCCGCAGGCCTACCCGCAGTACGGCCCGCCGCAGTACGGCGATGCCCAGCAGGGCTACCAGCCGGGCGTGAACCCGGCCTATGGCGCACCCCAGTACGACCCGCAGACCTACGGCGCCCCGTACACCGGGCAGCAGCCGTACGGGTACCCCCAGCAGCCGGTTTACGGGCAACCGCAGTACGGACAGCAGCCGCCGTACGGATACGGCGCCCCGCCGGGCCATCCGCAGCCCCGGCCCTCGGGCAACAAGAAGGGGCTCATCATCGGTGGCGCGATCGTGGCCGCGGTGATCCTGGTGGCGATCATCGGCCTCGTGATCGTCATGCTGGTGCCGTCGGCGTCGAGTGATCAGAAGGCGATCCAGCAGTTGCTCAAGGACGTGGGGTCGACGTCCAACTTCTCGACGGCACTGGAGAACTACTTCTGCGCGGGCGATCAGGCGCTGTTCGACATGTCGGCGCTCGAAGAACTCGGGATCGATCCCTCGTTGATCGACAGCCCGCCGATGGAGAAGCCGGATGAGACCGCCTCGATCGGTGAGATCACCGTCGACGGCGACACCGCCACCGCGCAGGTCAAGAGCCAAGCCGGCACGGGCACAATGCATTTCCGTAAGGAGAGCGGCGAATGGAAGGTGTGCATGTCCGATTCGCCGACCCTGTCGAACTTCCCCGGCTTCAACTGA
- the mutM gene encoding bifunctional DNA-formamidopyrimidine glycosylase/DNA-(apurinic or apyrimidinic site) lyase, with protein sequence MPELPEVEVVRRGLAEHVTGKAITAVRVHHPRAVRRHEAGPADLTARLLEARITGTGRRGKYLWLTLDDSAALVVHLGMSGQMLLGPIRDTRHLRIAAVLDDGTALSFVDQRTFGGWQLTEMVTVDGTDVPEPVAHIARDPLDPLFDRDRVVTVLRGKHSEIKRQLLDQTVVSGIGNIYADEALWRTKINGTRIAAALPRRRLAELLDAAADVMTDALGQGGTSFDSLYVNVNGESGYFDRSLDAYGREGEPCRRCGAIMRREKFMNRSSFYCPRCQPRPRAPRH encoded by the coding sequence ATGCCTGAGCTCCCCGAGGTCGAGGTCGTCCGCCGTGGGCTGGCCGAGCATGTGACGGGTAAGGCGATCACCGCGGTGCGGGTGCACCATCCGCGGGCGGTGCGTCGTCACGAGGCGGGGCCGGCCGATCTGACCGCGCGCCTGCTTGAGGCGCGGATCACCGGGACCGGGCGACGAGGGAAGTACCTGTGGCTCACGCTCGATGACTCCGCGGCCCTCGTGGTGCACCTCGGGATGAGCGGTCAGATGCTGCTCGGTCCGATCCGCGACACACGGCACCTGCGGATCGCCGCGGTGCTCGACGACGGGACCGCGCTGAGCTTCGTCGACCAGCGCACCTTCGGCGGGTGGCAGTTGACCGAGATGGTGACGGTCGACGGCACCGATGTGCCGGAGCCGGTGGCGCACATCGCGCGTGACCCGCTCGATCCGCTCTTCGACCGAGACCGCGTCGTCACGGTGTTGCGGGGCAAGCACTCCGAGATCAAACGACAATTGCTCGATCAGACCGTGGTGTCCGGCATCGGCAACATCTACGCCGACGAGGCCCTGTGGCGCACCAAGATCAACGGCACGCGGATCGCCGCGGCCCTGCCACGCCGACGCCTCGCCGAACTGCTCGATGCCGCAGCCGACGTCATGACGGACGCGCTGGGACAGGGCGGCACGTCGTTCGATTCGCTGTACGTCAACGTCAACGGCGAATCGGGGTACTTCGACCGGTCGCTGGACGCCTATGGGCGAGAAGGTGAACCGTGCAGACGGTGTGGCGCGATCATGCGACGTGAGAAGTTCATGAACCGCTCGTCGTTCTACTGCCCGCGATGCCAGCCGCGCCCTCGGGCACCCCGACACTGA
- the rnc gene encoding ribonuclease III: protein MTDSHAALLEALGVSLPAELLTIALTHRSYSYENGGLPTNERLEFLGDAVLGLTITEELYHRHPERAEGDLAKLRASIVNTQALADVGRCLTEEGLGAHLFLGKGEENSGGADKSSILADGVESLLGAIYLEHGLTVVREVILRLFGELLDTAPTLGAGLDWKSSLQELTAARGLGAPAYVVTSTGPDHDKEFSATVVIGETEYGHGVGRTKKEAELKAAANAWKILDES, encoded by the coding sequence GTGACCGATTCGCATGCAGCGCTGTTGGAGGCGCTGGGTGTCTCGTTGCCTGCCGAGTTGTTGACGATCGCCCTGACCCACCGCAGCTACTCGTACGAGAACGGTGGGTTGCCGACCAACGAGCGTCTGGAGTTCCTCGGCGACGCGGTGCTCGGGCTGACGATCACCGAGGAGCTCTACCACCGCCACCCGGAGCGCGCCGAAGGGGACCTCGCGAAGCTGCGCGCCAGCATCGTCAACACCCAGGCGCTGGCCGATGTGGGTCGCTGCCTCACCGAGGAGGGGCTCGGCGCGCACCTGTTCCTGGGTAAGGGCGAGGAGAACTCGGGCGGCGCCGACAAGTCGAGCATCCTTGCCGACGGTGTCGAATCCCTTTTGGGCGCAATCTATCTGGAACACGGCCTGACCGTGGTCCGCGAGGTGATCCTGCGGTTGTTCGGCGAGCTGCTCGACACCGCGCCGACCCTCGGTGCGGGCCTGGACTGGAAGAGCAGCCTGCAGGAGCTCACCGCGGCGCGCGGTCTCGGCGCCCCCGCCTATGTGGTGACCTCGACGGGGCCCGATCACGACAAGGAGTTCTCGGCCACCGTGGTGATCGGCGAGACCGAGTACGGGCACGGCGTCGGCCGGACCAAGAAAGAGGCCGAGCTCAAGGCCGCCGCGAATGCGTGGAAGATCCTCGACGAGTCGTGA
- a CDS encoding YceD family protein: MATHASAAKHRESRSPLVIDVSRLGRRPGSMLTHRETVPSPSRIGLDLIAIERGADLNLDLRLESVSEGVLVTGTVSAPTVGECARCLTSISGDVEIELTELFAYPDSTTDETSESDEIARVGGSGQPDTVDLEQPIVDAVGMTLPFAPLCEPDCPGLCPDCGVPLATAEPGHGHEKIDPRWAKLAGILREDSQDDGDRAGGEV; the protein is encoded by the coding sequence ATGGCGACGCATGCGAGCGCGGCTAAGCACCGCGAGTCACGATCGCCGCTGGTGATCGATGTCTCACGTCTGGGCCGGCGGCCCGGGTCGATGTTGACGCACCGCGAGACCGTGCCCAGCCCTTCCCGAATCGGCTTGGACCTCATCGCTATTGAGCGGGGCGCCGACCTGAACCTCGATCTGCGGCTGGAATCGGTGTCGGAAGGCGTGCTGGTGACCGGGACGGTCTCGGCGCCTACCGTGGGTGAATGCGCTCGGTGCCTGACCTCGATCAGCGGCGACGTCGAGATCGAACTCACCGAGTTGTTCGCGTACCCCGACAGCACGACTGACGAGACCTCCGAGTCCGACGAGATCGCCCGCGTGGGCGGCAGTGGTCAACCCGACACCGTCGACCTGGAGCAGCCGATCGTCGATGCCGTCGGCATGACCCTGCCGTTCGCGCCGTTGTGCGAACCGGACTGTCCTGGACTGTGCCCCGACTGCGGGGTCCCGCTGGCCACCGCCGAACCCGGCCACGGTCACGAGAAGATCGATCCGCGGTGGGCCAAGCTCGCCGGGATTCTGCGGGAGGATTCGCAAGACGATGGGGACAGAGCCGGGGGAGAGGTGTGA
- the sepIVA gene encoding cell division protein SepIVA encodes MYRVFEALDELGAIVEEARGVPMTAGCVVPRGDVLELIDDIKDAIPGELDDAQDVLDARDSLLREAKEHSESVMSSANAEADSVLNHARAEADRLLADAKAQADRMVAEARQHSERMVVEAREEAARLAAAAKREYEASTGRAKAEADRLIENGNISYEKAIQEGIKEQQRLVSQTEIVATANAEATRLIDAAHAEADRLRGECDIYVDSKLAEFEEFLNGTLRSVGRGRHQLRTTAGTHDYVTR; translated from the coding sequence GTGTACCGAGTTTTTGAAGCGCTCGACGAGCTCGGCGCGATCGTCGAAGAAGCGCGCGGCGTGCCGATGACGGCCGGCTGCGTCGTCCCGCGCGGGGATGTGCTCGAGCTCATCGACGACATCAAGGACGCCATTCCCGGTGAACTCGACGACGCGCAGGATGTCCTCGACGCGCGTGACTCGTTGTTGCGCGAGGCCAAGGAGCACTCCGAGTCGGTGATGTCGAGCGCCAACGCCGAGGCCGACAGTGTGCTGAACCACGCCCGTGCCGAAGCCGACCGTCTGCTGGCCGACGCGAAAGCCCAGGCAGACCGCATGGTCGCCGAAGCGCGCCAGCACAGCGAGCGCATGGTCGTCGAGGCCCGCGAGGAGGCGGCCCGCCTCGCCGCTGCCGCCAAGCGGGAATACGAGGCCAGCACCGGCCGCGCGAAGGCCGAAGCCGACCGCCTGATCGAGAACGGCAACATCTCCTACGAGAAGGCCATCCAGGAGGGCATCAAGGAGCAGCAGCGCCTGGTGTCGCAGACCGAGATCGTCGCGACCGCCAACGCCGAGGCCACCCGGCTCATCGACGCTGCGCATGCCGAGGCGGACCGGTTGCGCGGCGAATGCGACATCTACGTCGACAGCAAACTGGCCGAGTTCGAAGAGTTTCTCAACGGCACCCTGCGGTCGGTCGGCCGCGGCCGTCACCAGCTGCGGACGACCGCGGGTACCCACGACTACGTGACCCGCTGA
- a CDS encoding hemerythrin domain-containing protein, with amino-acid sequence MPKTFVQSTDDVVKFLTDQHNLIKDLFEEVFSASSDEAREAAFVELRQLLAVHETAEEMVVHPRARAVVADGEAIVEARLQEEHAAKEQLSKLESLDISSKEFITELEKFRDAVIDHADHEEREEFSELSREIDAAGLERMAKAVQAAEAIAPTRPPHPGVESAKLNFAVGPFASMLDRARDLIGSALK; translated from the coding sequence GTGCCGAAGACATTCGTCCAATCGACTGACGACGTCGTCAAATTTCTCACCGACCAGCACAATCTGATCAAGGACCTGTTCGAGGAGGTCTTCTCGGCGTCGAGCGATGAAGCTCGTGAAGCCGCATTCGTCGAACTGCGCCAGCTGTTGGCGGTCCACGAGACCGCCGAGGAGATGGTGGTGCATCCGCGGGCTCGCGCGGTGGTCGCCGATGGCGAGGCGATCGTCGAGGCGCGCCTGCAGGAGGAGCATGCCGCGAAAGAACAGCTGTCGAAGCTCGAGAGCCTCGACATCAGCTCGAAGGAGTTCATCACCGAGCTGGAGAAGTTCCGTGACGCCGTGATCGACCACGCCGATCACGAGGAGCGCGAAGAGTTCAGCGAGCTGTCCCGTGAAATCGACGCTGCGGGTCTGGAGCGGATGGCCAAGGCCGTGCAGGCCGCCGAAGCGATCGCACCCACCCGCCCCCCGCATCCGGGGGTGGAGTCGGCAAAGCTGAACTTCGCGGTGGGACCGTTCGCGTCGATGCTCGATCGGGCGCGCGACCTGATCGGGTCGGCGCTCAAGTAG
- the coaD gene encoding pantetheine-phosphate adenylyltransferase, with amino-acid sequence MSGAVCPGSFDPVTLGHIDVFERASAQFDEVVVAVLVNPNKRGMFDLDERIAMIEESTTHLHNLRVESGQGLVVDFVKSRGLTAIVKGLRTGTDFEYELQMAQMNKHVAGVDTFFVATTPQYSFVSSSLAKEVASLGGDVTALLPAPVNRRLREKLQG; translated from the coding sequence ATGAGCGGTGCGGTATGCCCCGGTTCCTTCGATCCGGTGACCCTCGGTCACATCGACGTCTTCGAGCGTGCCTCGGCGCAGTTCGACGAGGTCGTGGTGGCGGTGCTGGTGAACCCCAACAAGAGGGGCATGTTCGACCTCGACGAGCGCATCGCGATGATAGAGGAGTCGACCACACATCTGCACAACCTGCGCGTGGAGTCGGGTCAGGGGCTCGTTGTCGACTTCGTGAAATCGCGGGGTCTGACCGCGATCGTCAAGGGACTGCGCACCGGCACGGATTTCGAGTACGAGCTGCAGATGGCGCAGATGAACAAGCATGTCGCGGGCGTCGACACGTTCTTCGTCGCGACGACGCCCCAGTACTCGTTCGTGTCGTCGTCGCTGGCCAAGGAGGTCGCGTCCCTCGGCGGTGACGTGACGGCGCTCCTGCCCGCGCCGGTCAACCGCAGGCTGCGGGAGAAGCTCCAGGGTTGA